From a region of the Cognatiyoonia koreensis genome:
- a CDS encoding MBL fold metallo-hydrolase, which yields MSTTFTILGCGSSGGVPRLGGHWGACDPDNPRNYRRRCSMLVQRTGPNGTTNVLIDTTPDMRSQLLDTGVGELDAVIYTHSHADHVHGLDDLRMIVYNMRQRLQVWADGDTGNALLDRFGYAFVQPKGSPYPPICELNTIDGDVAIDGAGGPITFVPFEVAHGSIEALGFRIGDLAYLPDVSEIPDAAWAKLENLDTWIIDALRRDPHPTHAHLAKTLDWIAKAKPRRAILTNMHIDLDYATLEAETPDHITPAFDGLQITQADQ from the coding sequence ATGAGCACGACCTTCACCATTCTCGGCTGCGGATCATCCGGCGGGGTGCCACGCCTTGGCGGGCATTGGGGGGCATGCGACCCTGATAACCCGCGCAATTACCGGCGTCGCTGCTCCATGCTGGTGCAGCGAACCGGGCCGAACGGCACCACGAATGTGCTCATCGACACGACACCCGACATGCGCAGCCAGTTGCTCGACACTGGGGTCGGTGAACTGGACGCCGTGATCTATACGCACTCACATGCCGATCATGTGCATGGCCTCGATGATCTGCGCATGATCGTCTACAACATGCGCCAGCGGCTGCAGGTCTGGGCGGACGGCGACACCGGAAACGCGCTTCTCGACAGGTTCGGCTATGCGTTCGTACAACCAAAAGGGTCGCCCTATCCACCGATCTGCGAATTGAACACGATTGACGGCGACGTCGCGATCGACGGGGCTGGTGGCCCGATCACCTTCGTCCCCTTCGAAGTCGCGCACGGCAGCATCGAAGCACTGGGCTTCCGGATCGGTGACCTTGCCTACCTGCCCGACGTGTCCGAGATTCCCGATGCCGCCTGGGCCAAGCTGGAAAACCTCGACACCTGGATTATCGACGCACTGCGGCGCGACCCGCACCCGACGCATGCGCATCTTGCAAAAACACTCGACTGGATCGCAAAAGCCAAACCGCGGCGGGCGATCCTGACGAACATGCATATTGATCTCGACTATGCGACACTCGAAGCGGAAACACCCGATCACATCACTCCCGCATTCGATGGTTTGCAAATCACGCAGGCAGATCAATGA
- a CDS encoding calcium-binding protein, with the protein MKLFFVDPATGDRINDFGSGSELSIQALGTVLIVPDTKSSVEDSVSRIEYRFNDQIFTITEEPFALTLGPDESADYKWQTGPLEIEATAFDGSGTAVDSTLLNVTVFQTRVAADGSATGEGSSDGNLVVDGGGTTTDGDRRETLGSEFEFEAESEAEAESESEAEAGAADGVATAAGAFGAAAAASGSNALTYTLASGSIATAANGEASENTPFLPETGNDEFDSQPGTTNTIVQIKTDSPLGESEAEIEAEAESEVESEAEADIGNGSAAAVAGTSISLASVGSGLGGNGDVFLTDVFAALDGASSTSVATTENRAADGLVANQTAAGQTEEREGITRVAIAPQEGAAEAESEVEVEAEAEAEAEAGDGVAAAAASGGVGAAIVGNYAIGDADTSAGTATSVGTYESIAELLSGVLLASPADVDDIRIVRAKGTATVDDEEITSDVTDPTPDTSTPPSDLDFESEAEAEAEAEAEVEAEVGNNAAAVAVIASGGSGAAGIGSDARAAASTSGSASTYGHTGQFMINNDLTQIQGQLSDPDFDRAEEVLAARALGSLDEAEAEAEAEVESEAEASAPETALGNSVAGAATTTDTTGESTSEAQVQLVSGSGPDLPTSGVMVTDRVVENLSPDFEGPTANRSEDGLEPIELEIEAEAEVEAEAEVGVNAAAAGVAAVATLGHTYGNDTLLGAASSSATSTTVFDAPSDKFSHAAISAPKGDGDGRVFEVETEAEAEAEVGIGAGAAAAAAGAAGYEGIKADSAVGATKNAAAAAAAAGARVTTYVVLPESGSAGTIEAYAAAWDIEGRGVAAAVALAGTPLSDGSENEFEIEAEGDFSVILDYSLDTFAYDSNAVPTFTLASEPVGSESSEGSGSEGSESMTATSPEGSEAVSGTQAEAEVEAEAEAEAGLGVAAAAAGAAATGFAATTSSKAETSADKPAIIEATAIRGDAKANTLNGGASAEAIFGEAGNDTINAGAGDDLVLAGDGNDKVSGGDGNDVLRGGAGNDKIVDSAGSNLQAGEGGNDILANYSEDGVLSGGEGRDVLTGGIGSDALQGGSGNDVLVGDISDIIGGNDILIGGAGNDFLEGGLGADTFVFTTEAGDDVIAELEINYANRTATANGRDFDVDADIIQLVGFSFADEDAALGAVTDTSEGAVFASDGTNILIVGIQASDLTADNFELV; encoded by the coding sequence ATGAAATTATTCTTTGTAGACCCCGCAACCGGCGACCGCATCAACGATTTTGGGTCCGGTAGCGAACTTTCCATTCAAGCACTCGGGACGGTATTGATTGTGCCCGACACGAAATCTTCGGTTGAGGACAGCGTCAGCCGGATCGAGTATCGCTTTAACGATCAGATTTTCACGATCACAGAAGAGCCATTTGCCCTGACATTGGGGCCCGACGAATCTGCAGATTACAAATGGCAGACCGGACCTCTTGAAATCGAAGCGACCGCATTTGACGGCAGCGGCACAGCAGTCGACTCGACGCTTTTGAACGTCACCGTATTCCAAACACGTGTTGCTGCAGATGGCAGCGCGACGGGCGAGGGGTCTTCCGACGGGAACCTTGTGGTTGATGGCGGTGGCACGACGACCGATGGAGATCGCCGCGAAACGCTTGGGTCGGAGTTCGAATTCGAAGCTGAAAGCGAAGCCGAAGCAGAGTCTGAGTCCGAAGCCGAGGCCGGAGCGGCAGACGGTGTTGCGACAGCGGCAGGCGCATTTGGGGCTGCAGCGGCTGCTTCGGGCTCCAACGCATTGACCTACACGCTGGCAAGCGGATCAATCGCGACAGCGGCAAACGGTGAAGCGTCTGAAAACACACCGTTCTTGCCAGAGACCGGCAACGATGAATTCGACAGCCAGCCAGGAACGACCAATACCATCGTGCAGATCAAGACGGACTCTCCACTTGGAGAGTCTGAAGCCGAGATCGAAGCTGAAGCAGAAAGTGAAGTGGAGTCAGAGGCCGAGGCGGACATCGGGAATGGGAGTGCCGCTGCGGTGGCGGGAACGTCGATCTCACTTGCCTCGGTCGGTTCTGGTCTTGGCGGCAACGGTGATGTCTTTTTGACGGATGTCTTTGCTGCATTGGACGGTGCCAGTTCCACGTCCGTTGCGACGACCGAAAACCGCGCAGCAGACGGGCTTGTAGCCAATCAAACTGCCGCTGGGCAAACCGAAGAACGCGAAGGCATCACGCGTGTCGCGATTGCGCCGCAGGAAGGTGCTGCCGAAGCTGAGTCCGAAGTAGAAGTCGAAGCCGAGGCGGAAGCCGAAGCTGAAGCTGGTGACGGGGTGGCGGCAGCGGCTGCCAGTGGCGGTGTCGGTGCGGCGATCGTCGGTAATTATGCGATTGGTGACGCAGATACATCTGCTGGAACCGCGACAAGTGTTGGAACATACGAGTCGATTGCAGAGCTTTTAAGTGGCGTCCTGCTTGCTTCGCCCGCAGATGTTGATGATATCCGCATCGTGCGTGCAAAGGGCACGGCGACAGTCGATGACGAGGAAATCACATCGGACGTTACAGATCCGACCCCGGATACAAGTACCCCGCCATCCGATCTGGATTTTGAAAGCGAAGCAGAGGCAGAAGCTGAAGCCGAAGCAGAAGTCGAGGCGGAAGTCGGGAACAACGCTGCCGCAGTCGCTGTGATTGCGTCCGGCGGAAGTGGTGCCGCAGGTATCGGGTCTGACGCCCGCGCCGCCGCAAGCACGTCGGGTTCGGCATCAACTTACGGTCACACTGGTCAGTTCATGATCAACAATGACCTGACCCAGATACAGGGCCAGCTTTCCGATCCTGATTTTGATCGCGCCGAAGAAGTTCTGGCTGCGCGCGCGTTAGGTTCGCTTGACGAGGCAGAGGCGGAAGCTGAAGCCGAAGTTGAAAGTGAGGCAGAAGCCAGCGCGCCGGAAACGGCGCTGGGAAATAGCGTTGCGGGCGCTGCAACGACGACGGACACGACCGGCGAAAGCACATCTGAAGCGCAAGTTCAGCTGGTCTCTGGCAGCGGTCCAGATTTGCCGACCAGCGGTGTGATGGTGACAGACCGGGTTGTCGAAAACCTGTCCCCCGACTTTGAAGGCCCGACGGCCAACAGATCAGAGGATGGTCTAGAGCCAATTGAACTGGAGATCGAAGCCGAAGCGGAAGTTGAAGCCGAAGCCGAGGTTGGCGTAAACGCCGCCGCCGCGGGAGTTGCCGCCGTTGCAACCCTTGGTCATACCTATGGCAATGACACGCTTTTGGGTGCCGCATCGTCATCGGCGACCAGCACAACCGTCTTTGATGCACCATCGGACAAGTTCTCACATGCGGCCATCAGCGCGCCAAAAGGCGACGGCGATGGCCGTGTGTTCGAAGTCGAAACCGAAGCCGAGGCTGAAGCCGAGGTTGGCATTGGCGCGGGGGCCGCAGCAGCGGCTGCAGGTGCCGCCGGCTACGAAGGGATCAAGGCCGACTCGGCTGTCGGCGCAACAAAGAACGCCGCAGCTGCCGCAGCTGCAGCAGGGGCGCGGGTGACCACCTACGTCGTGCTACCTGAAAGCGGTTCTGCAGGCACAATCGAAGCCTACGCCGCGGCGTGGGATATTGAAGGTCGCGGTGTGGCCGCTGCGGTCGCGCTGGCTGGGACGCCGCTGAGCGATGGCAGCGAGAACGAATTCGAGATTGAAGCTGAGGGCGACTTCTCGGTGATCCTTGATTATTCGCTCGACACATTTGCGTATGATTCAAACGCCGTGCCGACGTTCACGCTTGCGTCCGAGCCAGTAGGTAGTGAGTCATCCGAAGGGTCCGGTTCCGAAGGGAGCGAGTCCATGACAGCCACAAGCCCCGAAGGGTCGGAGGCTGTCAGCGGCACGCAGGCAGAAGCAGAAGTCGAAGCTGAGGCAGAGGCTGAAGCAGGTCTGGGTGTTGCAGCGGCTGCGGCCGGTGCGGCGGCGACAGGTTTTGCGGCAACGACAAGCAGCAAGGCCGAGACTTCGGCTGACAAGCCTGCGATCATCGAGGCGACTGCCATCAGAGGTGATGCTAAAGCCAATACGTTGAACGGCGGAGCCTCTGCCGAGGCGATCTTTGGTGAAGCAGGCAACGACACGATCAACGCCGGTGCCGGCGATGACCTCGTGCTTGCTGGTGATGGCAACGACAAGGTGTCAGGCGGCGACGGTAACGATGTGCTGCGTGGCGGTGCCGGTAATGACAAAATCGTCGACTCGGCTGGTTCGAACCTGCAAGCGGGTGAAGGCGGCAATGATATTCTTGCCAACTATAGCGAAGATGGCGTTCTGTCCGGCGGCGAGGGCAGGGATGTTCTTACTGGCGGTATCGGATCAGATGCCTTGCAGGGCGGATCCGGGAATGACGTTCTGGTCGGGGATATCAGCGATATCATTGGCGGCAACGATATACTGATCGGCGGAGCTGGAAACGACTTCCTTGAAGGCGGGTTGGGCGCGGATACCTTTGTGTTCACAACAGAGGCCGGTGATGACGTGATTGCCGAGCTTGAAATCAATTACGCCAACCGCACTGCCACCGCGAACGGTCGCGACTTTGACGTCGATGCGGACATCATCCAGTTGGTCGGATTCAGCTTTGCCGATGAAGATGCTGCCCTTGGCGCTGTCACCGACACATCCGAAGGTGCGGTATTCGCGAGTGACGGCACAAATATTCTGATTGTCGGTATACAGGCCAGTGACCTGACCGCTGACAACTTCGAACTCGTCTAA
- a CDS encoding TatD family hydrolase, whose product MSAPILVDSHCHLDFPDFDDERDAVIARAHDAGVTRMVTICTKLRNVPAVQAIAENYESVYYAAGTHPMSVADEPMASYDDLMALTTHPKMVGIGESGLDYHYTSDSAAVQQDSLRTHIAAARDSKLPLIIHARSADEDMAKILTDEFRNGAYSCVMHCFSSGAALAQTALDLGFYLSMSGITAFPKSQELRDIFAAAPVDRILVETDSPYLAPPPHRGKRNEPAYTAHTARKGAEVFGMDFADFAAQTTANFDRLFWKAA is encoded by the coding sequence ATGAGCGCACCCATACTTGTCGACAGTCACTGCCACCTCGATTTCCCCGATTTCGATGACGAACGGGACGCTGTCATCGCACGCGCGCACGACGCTGGCGTGACGCGAATGGTGACCATCTGCACCAAACTGCGCAATGTGCCAGCGGTGCAGGCCATCGCCGAAAACTACGAGTCCGTCTACTATGCCGCTGGCACCCATCCGATGAGCGTCGCCGACGAACCCATGGCAAGCTATGACGACCTCATGGCGCTTACCACCCATCCAAAGATGGTCGGGATCGGGGAATCCGGCCTCGATTATCACTACACATCCGACAGCGCGGCCGTGCAGCAAGACAGCCTGCGCACGCATATTGCCGCCGCGCGTGACAGCAAACTGCCCCTGATTATTCACGCGCGCAGTGCAGATGAAGACATGGCAAAAATCCTGACTGATGAGTTCAGGAACGGGGCCTACAGCTGCGTCATGCACTGCTTTTCGTCAGGGGCGGCGCTCGCGCAGACGGCACTCGATCTGGGGTTCTATCTCTCCATGTCAGGTATCACGGCCTTTCCGAAATCGCAGGAGCTACGCGATATCTTTGCCGCCGCGCCTGTCGATCGCATCCTTGTCGAAACCGATAGCCCCTACCTCGCCCCGCCTCCCCACCGGGGCAAGCGAAACGAACCTGCCTACACCGCGCATACCGCGCGCAAGGGGGCAGAAGTGTTCGGTATGGATTTCGCAGACTTCGCAGCGCAGACAACCGCGAATTTCGACCGCCTGTTCTGGAAGGCAGCATGA
- a CDS encoding AEC family transporter, which translates to MTALLDVILPVFLVIGFGYTAVWKGYFSESGVDGLMKFTQHFAIPCLLFRAISTLDLGQNFDIALLGSFYAGALTGFGAGYLGARHIFGRDVEDSIAIGFCCLFSNSVLLGLPIMERAYGPNSLEANYAIIAIHSPFCYGVGITAMEIARNRGASASALPAKVLKAMFSNALILGISLGFVVNLTGIALPTVLTDALDLMVRAALPAALFGLGGVLYQYRPEGDMRTILFVVGVSLMLHPAIVWTLGKTTNLSTDAMRSAVITAAMAPGINAYVFANMYDRAKRVAASAVLLGTGGSILSAWIWLSVLP; encoded by the coding sequence ATGACCGCCCTGCTGGATGTCATCCTGCCGGTCTTTCTTGTGATCGGGTTTGGCTACACTGCCGTCTGGAAAGGTTATTTCAGCGAAAGCGGCGTCGACGGGCTGATGAAATTCACCCAGCACTTCGCGATCCCTTGCCTGCTGTTTCGCGCCATATCAACGCTCGACCTCGGGCAGAACTTCGATATCGCCCTCCTTGGCAGCTTTTATGCCGGGGCCCTGACAGGTTTCGGTGCGGGATACCTTGGCGCGCGCCACATCTTCGGGCGTGACGTCGAAGACAGCATCGCGATCGGGTTCTGCTGCCTGTTCTCGAACTCCGTCCTCCTCGGATTGCCAATCATGGAACGCGCCTACGGACCGAACTCGCTTGAAGCCAACTATGCCATCATCGCGATCCATTCGCCATTTTGCTACGGGGTTGGGATAACGGCGATGGAAATCGCACGCAATCGCGGGGCAAGCGCCTCTGCGCTGCCTGCCAAAGTCCTCAAGGCGATGTTCTCGAACGCACTGATCCTCGGAATCAGTCTTGGTTTTGTTGTGAACCTGACTGGCATCGCCTTGCCAACTGTGTTGACAGACGCGCTCGACCTGATGGTGCGGGCAGCATTGCCCGCCGCGCTTTTTGGCCTTGGGGGCGTACTCTATCAGTACCGCCCCGAAGGCGACATGCGCACAATCCTCTTCGTTGTCGGTGTCTCGCTGATGCTGCATCCGGCAATCGTCTGGACACTTGGGAAAACAACCAACCTTTCGACAGACGCAATGCGCTCGGCCGTAATCACGGCCGCCATGGCCCCAGGCATCAACGCCTATGTCTTTGCGAACATGTACGACCGCGCCAAACGGGTCGCCGCCTCTGCCGTGCTTCTGGGCACCGGCGGATCAATCCTGTCAGCGTGGATCTGGCTGTCCGTCCTGCCTTAG
- a CDS encoding D-alanyl-D-alanine carboxypeptidase family protein, which translates to MRAATRTVISSLIAAWLLALATTASAFETRASAAFIIDQTTGTILLEKNADEPLPPASMSKLMTIYMAFEAVADGRLIIDEELPVSAHAAGYGGSSMFLDTTDRVTVEDLLRGVIVLSGNDASAVLAEALSPDGSEAGFARYMTERGRQMGMTNSTFTNSNGWPAAGHRMSMRDLALLAERIIVDYPTYYPLFAETEFEFDGRVPSNSRNRNPILQMGIGADGLKTGHTQEAGYGLVGSAKQGDRRIIFVITGLETAEERAEESAKIVNWAFRQFAQKDVLKAGTEIAQAEVWMGERPSVGLTVPEDISLLVPVLSEDKVDANIVYTGPIEAPVTAGQEVGELVISLDGLPDNRFPLVTTSAVPAGGFETRLRVAAEVAFGKLMAWRNAPEEEPA; encoded by the coding sequence ATGCGCGCTGCCACACGCACCGTCATTTCCAGTTTGATCGCAGCTTGGCTGCTTGCGCTTGCCACGACCGCAAGCGCGTTCGAAACCCGCGCGTCTGCGGCGTTTATCATCGATCAGACAACAGGCACGATCCTGCTGGAAAAGAACGCTGACGAACCTCTGCCACCGGCCTCCATGTCGAAACTCATGACGATCTACATGGCGTTCGAGGCCGTGGCGGACGGACGCCTGATCATTGATGAAGAACTGCCGGTCTCGGCCCATGCCGCCGGTTATGGCGGGTCGTCGATGTTTCTGGACACGACCGACCGCGTCACCGTCGAGGACCTGTTGCGCGGCGTCATCGTTCTATCCGGCAATGATGCGAGCGCGGTTCTCGCAGAAGCCTTGTCTCCCGACGGGTCCGAGGCCGGCTTCGCCCGCTATATGACCGAGCGTGGCCGCCAAATGGGCATGACCAATTCGACCTTCACCAATTCCAACGGATGGCCAGCGGCCGGGCATCGCATGTCGATGCGCGATCTCGCCCTGCTCGCCGAACGGATCATTGTCGACTATCCTACCTACTACCCACTATTTGCTGAGACCGAATTCGAATTTGACGGTCGCGTGCCGTCCAATTCGCGTAACCGCAATCCGATCCTGCAAATGGGAATTGGTGCTGATGGGTTGAAAACGGGTCATACCCAAGAAGCAGGCTACGGGCTTGTCGGCTCTGCCAAGCAGGGTGATCGGCGCATCATCTTTGTCATCACCGGTTTGGAAACCGCTGAAGAACGCGCGGAGGAATCTGCAAAGATCGTGAATTGGGCGTTCCGCCAGTTTGCACAAAAGGATGTTCTGAAAGCGGGCACCGAAATCGCCCAGGCCGAGGTCTGGATGGGTGAACGGCCCAGTGTCGGCTTGACCGTACCGGAAGATATCTCGCTCCTCGTGCCGGTCCTGTCCGAAGACAAGGTCGATGCAAACATCGTTTATACAGGCCCGATTGAAGCCCCTGTCACAGCCGGACAAGAAGTCGGCGAACTTGTCATTTCGCTTGATGGTCTGCCCGACAACAGGTTTCCGCTTGTCACGACGTCCGCCGTCCCTGCCGGCGGTTTCGAAACGCGCCTGCGGGTTGCGGCCGAAGTCGCCTTTGGCAAGCTGATGGCATGGCGCAACGCCCCTGAAGAAGAACCCGCCTAA
- the tmk gene encoding dTMP kinase, whose product MAVGRFITFEGIDGSGKSTQARRLADRLQDVVLTREPGGSPGAEEIRKLVLTGDPDRWSAETEILLFTASRRDHLEKTIAPALEAGKTVISDRFADSTRVYQGATRGDLRHMVDKLHELMIGREPDLTFVIDMDPAVALERGLARKSGEDRFEDFGLPFQETLRHGFLALAKAHKRCVLIDGNRDIDDVAADVATQYAART is encoded by the coding sequence GTGGCAGTGGGACGTTTCATCACGTTCGAAGGAATCGACGGTTCTGGTAAATCCACCCAAGCGCGCCGCCTCGCAGACCGCTTGCAGGACGTCGTGCTGACGCGCGAACCCGGCGGAAGCCCCGGTGCCGAAGAAATACGCAAGCTTGTCCTGACCGGCGACCCAGACCGCTGGTCTGCCGAAACCGAAATCCTGCTGTTCACAGCGTCCCGCCGGGATCATCTGGAAAAGACGATCGCACCCGCCCTTGAAGCAGGGAAAACCGTGATCTCCGACCGGTTCGCCGATAGCACCCGCGTCTATCAAGGTGCAACACGCGGTGATCTGCGGCACATGGTCGATAAACTCCACGAACTGATGATCGGGCGTGAACCTGACTTGACCTTCGTGATCGACATGGACCCGGCTGTCGCACTCGAACGCGGCCTAGCACGCAAATCCGGCGAGGACAGGTTCGAAGACTTCGGCCTGCCGTTTCAGGAAACCCTGCGCCACGGCTTCCTTGCCTTGGCCAAAGCACACAAGCGCTGCGTGCTCATCGACGGCAATCGCGATATCGACGATGTCGCCGCCGATGTCGCAACCCAATACGCTGCAAGGACATGA
- a CDS encoding transferrin-binding protein-like solute binding protein codes for MNKFYALFAIGFAAGCSGGGDPDKVYVALDGTGETPVASTVAGASASFDRDTNTLTFNGEEGQINAAGDSVTFPSGATMSLSGLDNEYSRLFVLSGAESAFGAYGVSTDRRDIPSGSASYSGSSIVVVTAPEGVFDLTGDASVDVSFASGRADLTLDELSGTQATGLSAPDAVDDFGSIEISDIDLDGNRLRGGEATVDTDETDAFSAGAPGGVRGTLFGPDADEVGGSLEITGDAAAINGGFIAFQ; via the coding sequence ATGAATAAGTTTTATGCTCTTTTCGCAATCGGATTTGCTGCTGGCTGCTCGGGCGGTGGTGATCCAGACAAGGTTTATGTTGCATTGGACGGGACGGGTGAAACGCCTGTTGCATCGACTGTCGCCGGTGCCAGCGCGTCGTTTGATCGCGACACCAATACACTGACCTTCAATGGTGAGGAAGGACAGATCAATGCGGCTGGCGATAGTGTGACGTTCCCGTCCGGAGCGACGATGTCGCTTAGCGGTCTGGACAATGAATACTCTCGTCTGTTCGTTCTAAGCGGCGCAGAGTCCGCGTTCGGGGCCTATGGGGTCAGCACAGATCGCCGCGACATCCCAAGTGGTAGCGCGTCTTATTCAGGCAGTTCGATCGTGGTTGTGACCGCGCCCGAAGGTGTCTTTGATCTGACTGGCGATGCATCCGTCGATGTCAGTTTCGCAAGTGGCCGTGCCGATCTGACGCTTGACGAATTGTCAGGTACGCAGGCGACAGGTCTGTCCGCTCCCGATGCGGTCGATGACTTCGGAAGCATCGAAATCTCGGATATCGATCTGGATGGAAACCGGCTCAGAGGCGGTGAAGCTACAGTTGATACCGATGAAACGGATGCCTTTTCCGCTGGGGCCCCCGGCGGTGTCAGAGGCACACTCTTTGGACCGGACGCTGACGAAGTGGGCGGGAGCCTCGAGATCACAGGCGATGCCGCTGCGATCAATGGCGGTTTCATCGCTTTTCAGTAA
- a CDS encoding DNA polymerase III subunit delta', which yields MSEDAHPQPDRIEGAPHPRETQRLFGQDAAVQDFLTAYNSGRLHSGWLITGPRGVGKATLAWKIATFLLSEQKDDGLFGDAPPPTSLDVSPDNPEARLVQSGAHPRLYVVRRPFDEKAGKLKTEITVDAVRGLKGFFQMSATDGGRRVVIVDAADELNRNAANAILKELEEPPARTTIMLIAHQPSRLLPTIRSRCRELRCAPLSPNALAEALAQAEQHNEASEALAALSGGSAGDAIRLLNHDGLPLYGALIQLFESLPHVNRPAALKLADSCTGKGAEVRFGLTLDLIDHFIARLARAGLLGPPQTQGAKGEALLLARLSPHDGAARQWADLQHRISARARHGKAVNLDPAALILDMIFQIEQTAQKTAAA from the coding sequence ATGAGCGAGGACGCACATCCACAACCGGATCGGATCGAAGGGGCACCCCACCCGCGCGAAACGCAGCGGTTATTCGGTCAGGACGCTGCGGTGCAGGACTTCCTCACCGCCTACAATTCCGGACGGCTCCATTCTGGCTGGCTGATCACCGGTCCGCGTGGCGTCGGCAAGGCAACCCTGGCCTGGAAAATCGCGACATTCCTGCTGTCTGAACAAAAAGACGATGGCCTCTTCGGTGACGCTCCACCGCCGACGTCCCTCGACGTCTCACCCGACAACCCCGAGGCGCGTCTCGTGCAATCCGGTGCGCACCCGCGTCTCTATGTTGTCCGCCGCCCATTTGATGAAAAAGCGGGTAAGCTGAAAACCGAAATCACGGTCGATGCGGTGCGCGGATTGAAAGGGTTTTTCCAGATGTCCGCCACCGACGGCGGCCGCCGCGTCGTCATCGTGGATGCCGCTGACGAACTGAACCGGAACGCAGCCAACGCCATCCTGAAAGAACTCGAAGAACCCCCTGCACGCACGACAATCATGTTGATTGCGCATCAACCGTCGCGGCTGCTGCCGACCATCCGGTCGCGTTGCCGCGAGTTGCGATGCGCACCGCTGTCACCAAACGCTTTGGCAGAAGCGCTCGCACAGGCAGAACAGCACAATGAAGCAAGCGAAGCGCTTGCCGCCTTGTCGGGTGGCTCTGCCGGGGACGCGATCCGACTCCTCAATCACGACGGGTTGCCGCTTTATGGGGCGCTGATTCAGTTGTTTGAAAGTTTGCCGCATGTAAATCGTCCCGCCGCGCTCAAACTGGCGGACAGCTGCACCGGCAAAGGTGCCGAAGTCCGCTTTGGACTGACGCTCGATCTGATCGACCACTTCATCGCCCGCCTTGCGCGGGCAGGTCTGCTCGGTCCGCCCCAGACGCAAGGGGCCAAAGGCGAAGCACTTTTGCTGGCACGCCTTTCCCCGCATGATGGGGCCGCCCGGCAATGGGCCGACCTGCAACACCGGATCAGCGCAAGGGCACGCCACGGCAAGGCCGTCAACCTTGACCCCGCCGCGTTGATCCTTGATATGATTTTCCAGATCGAACAGACGGCGCAAAAGACCGCCGCAGCCTGA
- a CDS encoding SPOR domain-containing protein: protein MRFSFILVAGLGLAACDENGEFAMPSFGGDDSETAQGTAPSLSAPSAGLVERDVEAPEVFSVSETGLWDGRPSLGGVWVAHPDVTDPERVIIRNQANQQFVIGALFRRERENPGPSLQVSSDAAEALGMLAGAPTQLEVVALRREEGPAEVASTAITNFDAPEQIVATPLDEDAAPTASGDIADAAAAAIAAASAASAAQTTAPAAAPIPAPAPAPVAAPTSTLEKPFIQIGIFSVEANANNTADLLRNDGLSARVLSQQSQGRAFWRVVVGPSPNADDRAAVLAKVKALGFSDAYFVTN from the coding sequence ATGAGATTCTCTTTTATCTTGGTAGCAGGTTTGGGCTTGGCTGCCTGCGATGAAAACGGCGAATTCGCCATGCCGTCATTCGGTGGTGATGACAGCGAAACCGCGCAAGGTACAGCACCGTCGCTGTCCGCACCCAGTGCGGGTTTGGTGGAACGTGATGTCGAAGCACCAGAGGTGTTCTCTGTATCAGAGACAGGCCTTTGGGACGGACGCCCCTCACTTGGTGGCGTTTGGGTCGCACATCCGGACGTTACCGACCCGGAACGGGTCATCATCCGCAATCAGGCGAACCAGCAATTCGTGATCGGCGCGCTTTTCCGCCGTGAACGCGAAAATCCCGGACCAAGCCTTCAGGTGTCCTCGGATGCAGCCGAAGCGCTTGGCATGCTGGCCGGTGCGCCGACACAGCTCGAAGTGGTTGCACTGCGCCGCGAAGAAGGCCCCGCAGAAGTCGCGTCGACCGCGATCACGAATTTCGATGCACCCGAACAAATCGTGGCCACGCCACTTGATGAAGACGCGGCCCCGACAGCCAGCGGTGACATCGCGGATGCCGCTGCTGCTGCCATCGCTGCCGCATCCGCAGCTTCGGCCGCACAAACCACAGCACCCGCCGCAGCACCGATACCCGCACCTGCGCCGGCACCCGTCGCCGCACCGACGTCTACTTTGGAAAAGCCGTTCATCCAGATCGGTATCTTCAGCGTGGAAGCAAATGCCAACAACACCGCTGATCTTCTGCGCAATGACGGGCTTTCCGCCCGCGTCCTGTCGCAGCAAAGCCAGGGGCGTGCCTTCTGGCGGGTCGTCGTCGGTCCTTCGCCGAACGCAGATGACCGTGCGGCTGTCCTTGCCAAGGTCAAGGCGCTTGGTTTCTCGGACGCCTACTTCGTCACCAACTAA